The DNA region CTAGAATTGATTTAAATTGCTTGCCGTCAGGATTGGCTTGGATATCCTGTGCCACAGTTTTAACGAAGCACCACTTATTATTACAGGTAAGCTTGTAAATATGTCCTGAACATAGGTTAATTCAATTGACTGCCAGTCCAACTCTCACAACCTCCTGTGGGCTCTTGGTGATTTTTACCAGTAATTATTTGCTTTGTTAGGCTATATTCATTGATCTTATTGATTCCCTTTTGGGCTCATAGTTCACTCTATTGTGGAAACCTCTGAAGGTGAGGAGAGCTAAGAATGACCTACCAAGGTATGAGTGGTTTAGAGGGAGAGCATGGTATGTTGGTGGCTTTCTTTGGCAAAATACCGCATCCACAAAGCCCTAAGTAAATGTCTCCACTTCATGACCTGACCGCCTTCTGTGGACCACATTCTCTCTACTTGCTTTTTGATATGCTGTTTTGTCCAACACCTGCTCTGAACAACGCTCGAGACTCAAGCCTAAGCATAGGCTAATTGTTTTGCACTTTTAATGTTTTAATATGGTTGGTGTCGTGATAATACATCATTCTTGACTGGTATTTAAATTATTCATAAATGCATTTTTTATGTTTACCAGTTGCTACTGAGATGGCACAGTGTCGTCTAATGGCTTAGGGCTGCATTGCAGTTATATCAATTTGACACGTTTTTATATTTTAAAGGTTGAGTAAATAGGATTTTCATCCACAAGTATACCCAAATTCCTATTGTATGTAAATAATTTATAATTAGTGACTGCCATTGTGTAGTTATTTTGTTAGATACTTCTCCCTATTAGCTGAGGTCTTACTTTTTCAAAGCCATTTTAGCTGTCGCGCTAATTGTTCGGTACAAATCTAGCATAAAATCATGCAAATTTGTCGCTCTGCCAGCGTTGCCTCCCTTTCGAGGAATGTGTTGCTAGGCAACACTGGGAATTTCCCGTACAGGCCTGCTCCCCCTGCTGACTAAAGCCAGTGTGAAAAGCGTGCTAACCAACGTTTGCACTATGTAACTAAATACTGCATTCTGAACCACAGAACTTCTTTGCTAGATTCAAGATAGTGTAGTTAGACGAAGAAAGGAAAGTCAACTTTGAAACGTGATGTAGTTTTCTTAGGATTTGTCAGTAAGTAATGCATCCTGCAAGCTTCTAAAAATGACTTACTCAACCTTTAAATTCAGGCCCCTTCTTCCACCGGACATTTACTGGACAAAGGCCTCATGATGCATCAGATTGATACATTGGAAGTTGGGCTATAAATTCATCCAATTTACAGCATTGAAATGTATGGTACTCTGGGTCTAATTATGAGCAAGATTTAGGCCTATGAGCAACATTTCTCCAAGGTTTGCGTATTAGACCTTGGGCCTACATCATCTCCTTGAGCCAAGGCTGATGTATGTGGTAAATGAAGCAATGTGTGGATGGCTGTGTAAGAGTGGTGATGAGTGGACAGACAGCCTAATACTTGCACATGTATTTTGAATTGCTCTATTGATGCATTGGGCTCTCATCGAATATCTCCAAACGTAAGCTGTCTTCTAAATCATGGTTTGTCTCCTGCTCTTTTTGTTTTGTCTGTTCTTTACTCTTTCCTCTAGTCTTACGGTGGTTGCCTTTTTTTCACCTGCAGGTGTGTGTTGTTTCACCTCAGCAGCATGGCTGTGGTCATCCGCTTGCAGGGTCTCCCGATAGTGGCGGGGACCATGGACATACGCCATTTCTTCTCTGGATTGACTATCCCGGATGGTGGGGTGCATATTGTAGGGGGTGAACATGGTGAGGCTTTTATTGTTTTCGCCACAGATGAAGATGCCAGGCTTGGCATGATGCGTACAGGGGGAGCAATCAAAGGTTCTAAAGTGTCACTTTTGCTGAGCAGCAAGACCGAGATGCAGAATATGATCGAACTTAGCCGCAGGCGTTTTGAAACAGGCAATGTGGAGGGAGCCGCAGGAAACGGTAGCACAGGTGGGAGGGGCAGTTTACCCACCACTTTACAAGGCTTCAGCAACACCACACCaaccacagtcaccacagctgCATCTGCACATGAAACTATAAGCAACAAAAATGTGTCCACGTTTGCCACCACTAGTATGGGAAACATGCCCCCCAGTTTCAGCAACAACTTCAGCAGCCCAAATCTTACCATGGGATCCACTATGACAACAGCCATGTCCTCCCTCAACTCTGTACCTATCCCCCCTTTGCCAACCATGCCATCCCTGCCACCCATGCCTTCCATACCCCCCATGCCACTTCCACCACCAGTGTCATCTATGCCTCCTGTTCCCACTGTGTCACCTTTAACCCAAGGCCCTCCTGTCCTTCCCATGAGTCATCTGTCCCACATGGGCTCAATGCCACCATTTAACCCAGGCATCCCACCCCCTGGTGGATTGGCCTCAGGGCTGCCTCTAGGAACCCCAAACCACATGTTTCTCGGCCATATGAACCCTCTGTTAAATCTCCAGGCACACATGAAGGCAGCAATAGGTAATTCAGATGAGTTATATGTCCACCTTCAAGGCCTGCCCTTCTCAGGGACAGAAATGGATATTAGGGAGTTTTTCCGTGGGTTAGCGGTGGACTCCATCCGACTGGTCAGGGACAACATGGGCCGGAGTAGCGGCAGGGCCCTGGCCAAGTTCTTTTCCCCTCAGGACACTTTTGAGGCACTCAAAAGAAGCACCGGAATGTTAGGGCAGAGGTACGTGGACATCTCTCCGGCCACAGAGCGGCAGTGGATGAGTGTCAGCAGTGGTGGCATCGGGGTAGGAGAGCACGCCCACTTAAAATTCAGTAATGAGCCCCAAGACCAGCACCGCCGCAGCAACATGAGTTCAGCGTCCCCGTCAACCAGAGACCGTGCGAGGTCCCGCTCCCCTCACAACAAGGAGTTCTGTGTTTACCTGAAAGGCCTGCCCTACGAAGCAGTAAACAAACAGATCTGTGAGTTTTTCAAAAACCTGGACAttgtggaagacagcatttacaTTGCTTATGGACCCACTGGCCGAGCTACAGGCGAGGGCTTTGTTGAGTTCAAAAATGAAATGGACTACAAAGTTGCCCTCGGCTGTCACATGCAGTATATGGGAAGCCGATTCATACAAGTTCATCCCATCAGTAAAAAAGCTATGTTTGAAAAGATTGGTTCAATTCGTCAAAGGATGCAGGGTGGTGATAAGAAAAACAACTCAGAATCAGGCAAGAGCCCTAGAAACTGTGCTCACATCTCAAATATTCCATATAATGTGTCAAAGAAAGATGTCCGTCTGTTTCTAGAAGGCATTTCAGTATTTGATGAAAGTCTTAAAGTTCTGGTTGACAGCAGTGGTAACGGTCTAGGTCAGGCTGTTGTGCAGTTCAGGGCAGAGGAGGATGCGCTAAATGCTGAGAGACTACACAGGCAGAAGTTAAATGGCAGAGATGCATTTGTACATTTGGTCACCTTTGAGCAGATGAAGGAAATCGAGAGAAACCCACCACCACAGGTTAAAAGAGGCCAGAAAACCCAAGGGAACGCTCAAGGCCAGGCACAGAATCCAGTTCAAGCCCAAGCTCACCCCTTTTCCGTTATGTCAGGAGAAGAGTTCAACTTCCTCAGAAACACTGTAGGCAATTTAGGCAATGGTCCTTTTACGCCGTTTACTGTCCCAGGTAATGGACTAGCGggccctcctcctctacccccacTTGCAGCAAGTCTAGGGGATGTAGGCCTTAGCATTCCCCCACCCATGGTTGCCGGTCACTTGCCTGGAGCAGTTCTGGAACCCCCAGGCTTCCGACCAGGCAGCAACAATGGCCCACCTGGCTTTGGGCCAGAGGGCTTGAGGGGCATGCCACCTTTTGACAACGGCCCTAGAAAGAGCGGAGGCCTCAACAACCGAGGAGGTGGCCAAGGGCGATCAGTAGGGGGCCCTCAGTCTGCCTTTGGCCCTGGCTCTGACCCTCTGAGAGGGCAGTCAACCGGAGGCCCTGGTAACCCTCGTGGACCTACCATTGTAAAGATCCAAAACATGCCTTTCACTGTAACAGTCGATGAGATTCTAGATTTCTTTTATGGGTATCAAGTGCTGCCTGGTTCAGTCTGTCTGCAGTTCAGTGAAAAGGGCCTGCCCACTGGCGAGGCAATGGTTGCCTTTGAGTCACACAAGGAGGCAACGTCTGCTGTCATGGATTTAAATGATAGGCCTATTGGAGCTAGGAAGGTGAAGATAACCCTAGGATAAGACTCCCAATTTTCCCCTCTACCAATAATGATTAAGGGAAACTTGCGGTTTCATTAATGCAAAGGTAAGAACTTGCATTTAGGATGAATTTAATCTCCCAATTATCTTTAGTTCCTTTACCAAAATTATGAGGTTTGTAGCGTAGGAATGAAATGGGGAAACTGCTATATCGATTTGATGTATAATATGATTACTAAAGTGGGGTGTGTGGATTTTCAAATGGCGAAAAACCAAATGTTGCCATGTTGATGTAGCTTGAGTCCAATCATGTTTCGAGCACGAGCCCTGAAATTCATTTCATAAGTCTAAATAATATGGTTGGAGTAGGAGGGTAGTCTCTTATTGCTGTACTGAGACATCACTTTCACTTGGAAGCATGTATCATTTTCAAATGCCCTGACACATTTTGTGTTCTTGTATTTCTTCCATAGATTTAACATTCTCTTTACTTTTACCTGTGCTTTGTGATGATATTCTAAAGTGGGTACTCGCCAAATGCTGCCATGCATGGTGTTAGTGCAGAGAACACTTATTGTGCCATGGTTAAAGCATTTGCTTATTTGCTCTATGCTGTTTTTCACTGTTAATAAATGCAAATGTCAATGTTGTTGTTAGCTATGATGTGTGAGAAATTGTACTGCTTGTTTCTGagaaaaatatgttgaattttgCATTTGGTTTAATGGTCTTCAGAGCTCTTTAGAACTTTTTGTATCTGCCAACCCTCCCACTGCGATATGTTCTTTTTGAAAGTATGAGCTGTTTTGCAAAGATGTAGATACTATTTGGAATGTCTTAGTTTTGTAGTGTTGCCTGACAAGATACATTTTTATGTTTCATTTTTGGGGACGTTCCGGTTTATTATTTCACAAGTGTgtatatagcctactgtttagctTACACTTTTGTCAATAAAATGACATTCCTGACATAGATCTATCTACAAGGCATTCTATTTTTCTCCAATGCTTTCTCACTGCTTGCTGATTTTCCATATGAACAATAAAATGGTTTTAGAAGGGAAGGCACCGAGTTTTTCCCAAACATGTTCCAGGTATGAAAGAATGTTAAGATAGGCCTAAGTATTgctgttagggttaggttaacctTAAAGGTTAATATAGGCTAGGCTATATCTAGGTTTTGCAAGTGAACATATAGGATATATTGGGGTTGAATGGGAAATTAAATTGTTCTTACCAAGAAACCTATATGCccagtttcccagacccagattaagcctagtcctggactaaaatgcCCTTTCAATGGAAATTCTCTGTTTAGAATTATTTTTAGAACAGGACCAAGCTTAATTTGTTTTAGAAACCAGCCTTTAAAGTAACTCGCCGGTgaaaaatctcacttttaaaagttaattctGTTAATttatacccaaataatgttgttgacccaTCCTATAcgtgtatttgtggccaaagcatgaATTTGATTGAAAAAAAATCAAATCCCCACCTCAAagttgtatctcaaacagactgtTAAAAAAATgattgctatttcctcatagaacatGTCATGTTGTATCATTggctgagctggccaatcagcgggcTACTCGCATGCATATTTGAGAggggggattatttaagatactctttgaagaggtagggtttcagatgttttcggaagatgggaaaggactctgctgtcctagcttcaggggggagttggttccaccattggggtgccaggacagagaggagcttggactgggctgagctcaagagaccagaggtggcagaacggagtgctctggttgggatgtagggtttgagcatggcctgaaggtagggaggggcagttcctcttgctgctccgtaggcaagtaccatggtcttgtagtggaccatccaaacacagaaaagctgctttttagcaaggcccaatgcagcagtttttatctcaatatcaaattatttctgagtaacaattaagtacttcactgtgattgttttcaattaaaatggtcaaaaagagcttcttagcaagagcaatttctcaagcaagaattttgctaggactgtctgagagtggtctgagtggggaggggaaaactagctgttattggcagaggatTGGaagtctttcttattggtctgttattggatgtcaccaggcaggctaaaactccatcccaccaaaaaagGCTGAAGTTTCaagcggtcttttcaaacagctcttacactaaaagggcattatcattttcacagtattattccaacctcgtagtgtggaaatataaaacacaggaaaatctaaTTTTTGACTACACTGGGCCTACAATTACAATTTTTTGGGACAGAACTATTTAGCTCATATTGTAATTTAATTATAGGTCAAATTTAATAGagatctggaaacactggacagttactttaaaacaCATGTCAAACTCCAGTCCTTGAGGGCCAAGttctgcaggttttcgctcctcccttgtacttgattgatcaattagttaagaactcccctcacctggttgtgtaGGTCTTAATTGTACAAGAATTGAAAGGGAataacaaaaaccagcagacacatGGCTCTCCAGGAATTTAGTTTGACACAGCTGccttttaaagggatactttgggatcttggcaattaagccctttctttctttctttccccagagtcagatgaagccgTGGATACTATTTTTGTCTcagcgtgcagtttgaaggaagttgctaactagcgttagcacaattgCTAACTAACGTTACCGCAATGACTGGATGCCTATGGTAACTGCTAGTatataccatagacttccagtcattgcgctaatgctagttagcattggctcgcaaaactacctttaacttccttcatactggatgcagagacatacaaatgatATCCATCCATGAGTAAGTTCATCTGGGGAAGTAGGTCCCAAAGTATCTCTTTAAGGATCACTTCAcgcaaatgtttaaaaaaaaaagtattttgttcaGTGGTCCCAAACATGTTGCATTTCGGCAGTAAAATTGTCAAGATAGAGCACTGTATATCATTCTGTTCATAAATTGTCTCTGTGTTTGGGTTGAGAGTGGAATAAATGTGTACTGTCACAAGGCCCACTTTCAATTCCACTATAGATGCTAGTGGCAAACATGCCTACTATATGGCTAAGATAAAGTATTTGTTTCTTGTGTGTTACAAGCTAGCCTACCGCTAAACCTACATTTGCCTTGTTTTTATAATGCGGTTTAATGGAAAGTTTTTGACTGAGTTCATATAAGTTCTCTGAACATTAATTATATATTTGTTTAAATGGTGTCAAATGTATACAGCCTTGTTTTGTTTTCGGTCTCTATAAATCAGGCAGAGTAATCATATAGGCTGCTCATCAAAGAAGTTGTTTATTTCATAATGTTTGAAAGAAGAGTGAAATGCTGGGTGTTCTTTGACATTTCTCACTGAGTCCTAACAAGTCCACGGATTGAGAAGGGCCTAGTATACAGCACTGGGGTGAAGTGGTGGGGTTGTTGTGAACAGACATGACAACCTAGGGCATGGTGTGAAGTGATATGGCCTGAAATATGCCTTTGTGTCTGTTAGAGAGAGCCAATGGAAAGAGCTGATGGGTTGCAGTGCAAAGCAAGTTGGGACTTACCTGTCATTCAGTATTCATACATGCATATTTTGGTTTGCTccctttcaaagtcactgagggTGCTTCTGGATTTTACTTGTTGAATATTATGCATTACACCTACTTTTTGGGTACCAAGCTGTCGGGTATAAGGCAATGAGAGCCACTTGCAGAGCCATTTGGTTCACTATTGGATTTACATGCAAAGGTAAGTACTagttattttttatgaattgtgTGTAATAAATTAAGTATTTGAGCCATTATGCTTCTAATATCTAGGTTTGCTGGACTTGCCTTATTGTTGTTTGACTTAATGATATTCCTGCTTTTCCCGTTTTATCTCACACTGTTGAAATTAAGCAGTCAACCGGATTGTAATCTAAAGCAgtaaggtacactatatataaaaaagtatgtggacacccattcaaattagtgggttcggctatttcaaccacacccgttgctgaaaggtgtattTAATCGagcatgcaatctccatagacaattaaagtgagttcgtcaaatttctgccctgctagagctgccccggtcaactgtaagtgctgttattgtgaagtggaaacgtctaggagcaacaaaggctcagccgcgaagtgataggccacataagctcacagaacgggactgccgagtgctggaGCGCGTAGCGTGTAATAATCCTCAgtttcaacactcactaccgagttccaaactgcctcaggAAGCaacgtcgggagcttcatgaaactgttcgtcgggagcttcaagccaagcagccgcacacaagcttaagatcaccatgcgcaatgctaagcattggctggagtggtgtaaagctcgccgccattgaactctggagcagtggaaatgcgttcgctggagtgatgaatcacgcttcaccatctggcattccGACGGActcatctgggtttggcggatgccaggagagcgctacctgccccaaagcatagtgccaactgtaaagtttggtggaggaggaataatggtctggggctgtttttcatggtttcccttagttccagtgaagggaaatcttaacgctacagcatacaatgacattctagatgattctgtgcttccaactttgtggcaaaagttaggggaaggccctttcctgttccagcatgacaatgcccccgtacaaaaagcgagatccatacagaaatggtttgtcgatcggtgtgaaagaacctgactgacctgcacagagccctgacctcaaccccatctaacacttttgggaggaattggaacaccgactgcgagccagtagcctaccaaacttgctaactgcctggtactctgcgctcttgtccctctaatcactctgacatcaatgcaaatgtaattgaaaatctaatcaaacacttaatgaaagcccatgagctcatttctataggctatgcaattgcgtgagaaaacagagtgatggctcccgagtggcgcagtggtctaaggcactgcatcgcagtgctagctgtgccactagagatcctgattcgaatccaggctctgtcgtagccggccgcgaccgggagacccatggggcggcgcacaattggcccagcgtcgtccagggtaggggagggaatggccggcagggatgtagctcagttggtagagcatggcgtttgcaacgccagggttgggggttcgattcccacggggggtatgaaaaataaaataaaataatgtatgcactcactaactgtaaatcgctctggataagagcgtctgctaaatgactaaaatgtaaatgtaaatgaaagccttcccagaagagtggaggctgaaatagcaacaaagggggaaccaactccacattaacatttttcacatttaaattttagtcatttagcagaagctcttatccagagcgacttacagtagtgagtgcatacattttcgttaatgcccatgagtttggaattagatgttcgatgagtaggtgtccacatacttttggtcatgtagtgtatatcagaTATTGCCATATAGCTGGTCTTTGTTGATATAATAGAGGACCACACAATCCTAAATCCAGATTGAATCTGACATGGGACACTAGGACAGCCTTGTGCAGAATAAGCCACGGTCCCATCACTTCCAACTGACACAGGATTTCAAATGTGGATAATTTTTTCGAGAATATTTCTGTTAAGTAAAAACTGTCTGATTTGCCTAATTTGTGTCGTTCCCAATTAGAAGTCTCAATCAAAtctacaaatatttttttttgtaaacgcaacatgtaaagtgttagtcccatgtttcatgaactgaaataaaagatcccagaaatgttccgtatgcacaaaagcttatttctctctctttgtgaacaaatttgtttacatccctgttagtgagcaattctcctttgccaagataattcatccacctgacaggtgtg from Coregonus clupeaformis isolate EN_2021a chromosome 12, ASM2061545v1, whole genome shotgun sequence includes:
- the rbm12 gene encoding RNA-binding protein 12 → MAVVIRLQGLPIVAGTMDIRHFFSGLTIPDGGVHIVGGEHGEAFIVFATDEDARLGMMRTGGAIKGSKVSLLLSSKTEMQNMIELSRRRFETGNVEGAAGNGSTGGRGSLPTTLQGFSNTTPTTVTTAASAHETISNKNVSTFATTSMGNMPPSFSNNFSSPNLTMGSTMTTAMSSLNSVPIPPLPTMPSLPPMPSIPPMPLPPPVSSMPPVPTVSPLTQGPPVLPMSHLSHMGSMPPFNPGIPPPGGLASGLPLGTPNHMFLGHMNPLLNLQAHMKAAIGNSDELYVHLQGLPFSGTEMDIREFFRGLAVDSIRLVRDNMGRSSGRALAKFFSPQDTFEALKRSTGMLGQRYVDISPATERQWMSVSSGGIGVGEHAHLKFSNEPQDQHRRSNMSSASPSTRDRARSRSPHNKEFCVYLKGLPYEAVNKQICEFFKNLDIVEDSIYIAYGPTGRATGEGFVEFKNEMDYKVALGCHMQYMGSRFIQVHPISKKAMFEKIGSIRQRMQGGDKKNNSESGKSPRNCAHISNIPYNVSKKDVRLFLEGISVFDESLKVLVDSSGNGLGQAVVQFRAEEDALNAERLHRQKLNGRDAFVHLVTFEQMKEIERNPPPQVKRGQKTQGNAQGQAQNPVQAQAHPFSVMSGEEFNFLRNTVGNLGNGPFTPFTVPGNGLAGPPPLPPLAASLGDVGLSIPPPMVAGHLPGAVLEPPGFRPGSNNGPPGFGPEGLRGMPPFDNGPRKSGGLNNRGGGQGRSVGGPQSAFGPGSDPLRGQSTGGPGNPRGPTIVKIQNMPFTVTVDEILDFFYGYQVLPGSVCLQFSEKGLPTGEAMVAFESHKEATSAVMDLNDRPIGARKVKITLG